One window from the genome of Thermus sediminis encodes:
- a CDS encoding phytoene desaturase family protein — MRAVVVGAGIGGLVAARALGRAGVEVVVLEAHTYPGGLAGSFLHRGHRLDAGATLLSGFAPEAPLGLVARALGMRFPVEPLPEGFPLMEVLLPRGRVVRPVGREREQEAQRDFFGPRVLPFWRWQAERAERLKALAPRLPWPPEGGELPQLLALLPELLPLLPDLFLKGVHRAPQDPHFLRFLDAQLLIASQTEAARTYALYAAMALDLPHLGPALVPGGVGRVAEALAEGLEVRYKARAERLLLKGGRAIGVEVAYGGRRRGEREVVEADLFVLNIPPEPLLGLSPRVPRDAWGAFAVHGVLPLPVPPPYYRQNALEKPFAFLSLRPEGEKTVFSLSLHTPLSLWEGLSREDYLAQKARWGRLALRLGEALLPGLGEAEFLLFATPLTYRRFAGRAWVGGYPQTHPFRFPRVRLLANVYRVGEGVFPGQSVPAAALSGLRAARLALESLGLGPEEM; from the coding sequence ATGCGGGCGGTGGTGGTGGGGGCAGGGATCGGGGGGCTCGTGGCCGCCAGGGCCCTGGGGCGGGCGGGGGTGGAGGTGGTGGTCCTCGAGGCCCACACCTACCCCGGGGGCTTGGCGGGGAGCTTCCTCCACCGGGGCCACCGCCTGGACGCCGGGGCCACCCTCCTCTCGGGCTTCGCCCCGGAGGCCCCCCTGGGTCTCGTGGCCCGGGCCCTGGGGATGCGCTTTCCCGTGGAGCCCCTCCCCGAGGGCTTCCCCCTCATGGAGGTCCTCCTCCCCCGGGGGCGGGTGGTGCGCCCCGTGGGGCGGGAGAGGGAGCAGGAGGCCCAGAGGGACTTCTTCGGCCCCCGGGTCCTCCCCTTCTGGCGGTGGCAGGCGGAGCGGGCAGAGAGGCTTAAAGCCCTCGCCCCCCGCCTCCCCTGGCCCCCGGAAGGGGGAGAACTTCCCCAGCTCCTGGCCCTGCTTCCCGAGCTTCTTCCCCTCCTTCCCGATCTCTTCCTGAAGGGGGTCCACCGGGCCCCCCAGGACCCCCATTTCCTCCGCTTCCTGGACGCCCAGCTCCTCATCGCAAGCCAGACAGAAGCGGCCAGGACCTACGCCCTCTACGCCGCCATGGCCCTGGACCTGCCCCACCTGGGCCCAGCCCTCGTCCCGGGGGGGGTGGGCCGGGTGGCCGAGGCCCTGGCGGAGGGCCTCGAGGTCCGCTACAAGGCCCGGGCGGAGAGGCTTCTCCTGAAGGGGGGGCGGGCGATAGGGGTGGAGGTGGCCTACGGGGGGAGGAGGCGGGGGGAAAGGGAGGTGGTGGAGGCCGACCTCTTCGTCCTGAACATCCCCCCAGAACCCCTCCTCGGCCTTTCCCCCCGGGTGCCCAGGGACGCCTGGGGCGCCTTCGCCGTCCACGGGGTCCTGCCCCTCCCCGTCCCTCCCCCCTACTACCGGCAGAACGCCCTGGAGAAGCCCTTCGCCTTCCTCTCCTTAAGGCCCGAAGGGGAGAAAACGGTCTTCAGCCTGAGCCTCCACACCCCCCTCTCCCTCTGGGAAGGGCTTTCCCGGGAGGACTACCTCGCCCAAAAGGCCCGCTGGGGGCGCCTCGCCCTCCGCCTGGGGGAGGCCCTCCTCCCGGGGCTAGGGGAGGCGGAGTTCCTCCTCTTCGCCACCCCCCTCACCTACCGCCGCTTCGCCGGAAGGGCCTGGGTGGGGGGCTACCCCCAGACCCACCCCTTCCGCTTCCCCCGGGTCCGCCTCCTCGCCAACGTCTACCGGGTGGGGGAAGGGGTCTTTCCCGGGCAGAGCGTCCCCGCAGCGGCCCTCTCCGGCCTCAGGGCGGCCCGCCTGGCCCTGGAGAGCCTGGGGCTTGGGCCTGAGGAAATGTAA
- a CDS encoding TetR/AcrR family transcriptional regulator: MDTRARILQAARKAFAERGYAATRLDELAAELGLTKGAFYHHFRNKRELLLALLEASQAEARRALEGEGPLEERLLRYALAYQEGVEPLAALASAHGGRGGEEEARSLAQEAMRQELTFLESFFSRVDPKRGRRLAALFASIVHGAYMLEKHVGGYRAEELLKEGVRVFARGMEEK; the protein is encoded by the coding sequence ATGGACACCCGGGCCCGGATCCTCCAGGCCGCCCGCAAGGCTTTTGCCGAAAGGGGCTATGCGGCCACCCGCCTAGATGAACTGGCGGCCGAGCTGGGCCTTACGAAGGGGGCCTTCTACCACCACTTCCGCAACAAGCGGGAGCTTCTTTTGGCCCTCCTCGAGGCCTCCCAGGCAGAGGCCCGCCGGGCCCTGGAAGGGGAAGGCCCTCTGGAGGAGCGCCTTCTGCGCTACGCCCTCGCCTACCAGGAGGGGGTGGAACCCCTGGCCGCCTTGGCCAGCGCCCACGGAGGCCGGGGCGGGGAGGAGGAAGCCCGAAGCCTGGCCCAGGAAGCCATGCGCCAGGAGCTAACCTTCCTGGAAAGCTTCTTTTCCCGCGTAGATCCAAAAAGGGGGCGTAGGCTGGCCGCCCTCTTCGCTTCCATCGTCCACGGGGCCTACATGCTGGAGAAGCACGTGGGCGGCTACCGGGCGGAGGAGCTTCTGAAGGAGGGTGTCCGGGTGTTCGCAAGGGGGATGGAAGAAAAATGA
- a CDS encoding LolA family protein: MKKIHTFMLMLALGFTWALSPEEVWQALEAHGKVQGYLAQARQGPVVYQVAYLRPKVRIDWLEGPEYLKGSALISDGEKLWSKGPKGGWQTSPAGATPEDPMQLLFTDPKALRKDYLLREVQEEGGLWTFTLAKKTPPKDERQPAAWRVTLNPKGHLPFRYQVLSPSGKVLSTVEYLRLDPTPPAPSLFEVKP, translated from the coding sequence ATGAAGAAAATCCACACATTCATGCTGATGCTGGCTTTGGGTTTCACCTGGGCGCTGTCGCCGGAAGAGGTATGGCAAGCCCTGGAGGCCCACGGCAAGGTGCAGGGCTACCTGGCCCAGGCCCGCCAGGGCCCGGTGGTCTACCAGGTGGCCTACCTGCGCCCCAAGGTGCGCATAGACTGGCTGGAAGGCCCCGAGTACCTGAAGGGGAGCGCCCTCATCTCCGACGGGGAGAAACTCTGGAGCAAGGGACCCAAAGGGGGCTGGCAGACCTCCCCCGCCGGCGCTACCCCGGAGGACCCCATGCAACTCCTCTTCACCGACCCCAAGGCCCTGCGCAAGGACTACCTCCTCCGGGAAGTCCAGGAGGAGGGAGGGCTTTGGACCTTCACCCTAGCCAAAAAGACGCCTCCCAAAGACGAGCGCCAACCCGCCGCCTGGCGGGTCACCCTCAACCCCAAGGGGCACCTCCCCTTCCGCTACCAGGTGCTTTCCCCTTCTGGAAAGGTCCTCTCCACCGTGGAATACCTTAGGCTGGACCCCACCCCTCCCGCCCCCAGCCTCTTTGAGGTGAAGCCATG